The segment CAGGTAGTAGAGGACCGGGAGGACGAGGAGCGTCAGCACCGTGGACGACACCAGGCCGCCGATCACGACGAGGGCCAGCGGCTGCGAGATGAAGCTCCCGTGGCCGGTCAGGCCGACGGCGAGGGGCGTCAGCGCGAAGATCGTCGCGAGAGCCGTCATCAGGATGGGCCGGAGCCGCCGGGAGGTGCCCTCGATCAGTGCCTCCCGCACGCGGAGCCCGCGCCTCCGGTACTGGTTGACCAGGTCGACGAGCACGATCGCGTTGGTCACAACGATGCCGACGAGCATCACGAGGCCGATGATCGAGGGCACGCCGAGGGGGACGTTCGCGATGAGCTGGAGCGCGATGGCTCCCGTCGCCGCGAACGGGATCGAGAGCAGCAGGAGGAACGGCTGCAGGAGGCTCCGGAACGTCGCCACCATGACGATGTAGACGATCAGGATGGCGATGACGAGGGCGATGAACAGGTCGGTGAACGCCGTCCCCTGCTGGGCGGTGACACCGCCCAGGGCCGCACTGGACCCCTTCGGGAGGTCGACCTTCGCGAGCGCGCTCGTGACGGACGCGTTGGCGGCCGAGAGGTTGTCGGAGGCCGGCGTGACGGTGATGGTCGCGCTGCGGACGGCGTTGCTGGTCGTGATCGTCGTCGGCCCGTCGGCCTGGGTCACGGTGGCGACCGTCGACAGCGGGACGGAGCCCTGGTTGGTCGGGATCGAGACGTCCTTCAGGCCGTCGAGGGTCGTCGGAGCCTTCGTCGGCACGGTGTAGATGTTCACGGTCGAGCCGGAGATCTCGAGGGATCCCACCTGGAACGGCTGGACAGCCTGCGACACGAGACCGCCGACCTGGATCTCGGAGAGGCCGTAGGAGGCCGCCTTCGCGCGGTCGACGCTCACGCTGATGAGCGGTTGCGCGGCGGAGAGGTTGGTCGTGGCTCCTGCGGTCCCGGAGAGCCCCGTCATGGCCTTGAGCACGCGGTCGGACGCGGTCTGGAGGGTGGCCGCGTCGTTGGAGGTGACGTTGACCTCGATGTTGCTGCTGCCTCCGAACCCGGAGGAGGCCTCGACGGTGACGTCGCCCGCGTCTCGCAGCGCGTCGAGCTTCGTGCGGATGGTCTTGGTCAGGGCGTCCTGGTCGGCGTTGCCGTCGGTGGTGATCTGGTAGGTGACGGTGCTGCCGCTCGTCCCGCCGAAGAAGGAGGCCAGCGAGTTGCCGCTGGACCCGATGGTGAGCTGGACGGTCTTGACGGCCGGGATGCCCTGGAGCGCCTGCTCCACCTTCTTGGCCTGCTCGGACTGCACCGCGAGGCTCGACGCCGCCGGCAGCACCTGGCTCACCGTCAGCGTGTTCTGCCCGCTGGAGCCGAGGAAGTTCGTCTGCAGGAGCGGAATGGCCGCGGCCGAGCCCGCCAGGATGAGCAGCGCCGCGACGATGGTGAGGACGGGGTGGCGGAGCGTCGTCATGAGCACGGGCAGGTAGCCGCGGCGGAGGCGGTCCAGCTTCTCGTGGTGACCGCCGTCGACGTAGGCGACCGCGTGCGTCGGCAGCTCGAGTCCGTCGAGCTCGGCCTGGCTGACCTCCTCCTGCCCGTCGTGCTTGTGCGTCTTCGGGGGGCGCATGAACCAGTAGCCGAGGACGGGCACGATCGTGAGCGAGACGAACAGCGACGCGAGAAGGGCGATGACGACGGTGAGGGCGAAGGGGCGGAACAGCTCGCCCGTGACGTCCTGCACGAACGCGAGGGGCAGGAAGACGGCGACCGTGGTGATCGTCGACGCCGTCACGGCCCCGGAGACCTCGCGGACGGCCGCCGTGATGGCGCGCACGCGATCGGCGCCGGGCAGGAGATGGCGCTTGATGTTCTCCGTGACGACGATGGAGTCGTCGACCACGCGTCCGATAGCGATCGTCAGCGCGCCCAGGGTCAGGATGTTCAGCGTGTAGTTGCTCGCCAGCAGACCGATGAAGGTGATCAGGACGCTGGTGGGGATGCTGATCGCGGTGACGAGGGTCGACCGGATCGACAGCAGGAAGATCAGGATCACGATCACCGCGAACACGAGGCCGAGGAGGCCCTCGGTCGACAGGCTCTCGATGGACTGCTGGATGAAGGGGGCCTGGTCGAACACGACCGTC is part of the Frondihabitans sp. 762G35 genome and harbors:
- a CDS encoding efflux RND transporter permease subunit; amino-acid sequence: MHLLSVFSLRNRALIALVTIVVAIFGGYALTALKQELIPDITFPQIAVVSTYPGASPQVVNDSVSGPIEKAIQVIPGLKSTTATSQTSTSNIAAEFDYGTDLASTENKIQQAINTVSLPDGVNTQVISGSLNDLPVIQLAVTGGTANKQKLVDDLTNITVPALQKISGVRQASVYGDAGQRVTIEPDQTKLAQVGLSSSAIKTALDDNGTLVPGGQITQNGKTLSIQSGQRLTSVAQIQNLPLVGAKNALTGQPQATRIADVATVTLTSAPITSISRVDGKDALTIAITKTLDSNTVDVSTSVRDQIPSLVANLGDGVSMTVVFDQAPFIQQSIESLSTEGLLGLVFAVIVILIFLLSIRSTLVTAISIPTSVLITFIGLLASNYTLNILTLGALTIAIGRVVDDSIVVTENIKRHLLPGADRVRAITAAVREVSGAVTASTITTVAVFLPLAFVQDVTGELFRPFALTVVIALLASLFVSLTIVPVLGYWFMRPPKTHKHDGQEEVSQAELDGLELPTHAVAYVDGGHHEKLDRLRRGYLPVLMTTLRHPVLTIVAALLILAGSAAAIPLLQTNFLGSSGQNTLTVSQVLPAASSLAVQSEQAKKVEQALQGIPAVKTVQLTIGSSGNSLASFFGGTSGSTVTYQITTDGNADQDALTKTIRTKLDALRDAGDVTVEASSGFGGSSNIEVNVTSNDAATLQTASDRVLKAMTGLSGTAGATTNLSAAQPLISVSVDRAKAASYGLSEIQVGGLVSQAVQPFQVGSLEISGSTVNIYTVPTKAPTTLDGLKDVSIPTNQGSVPLSTVATVTQADGPTTITTSNAVRSATITVTPASDNLSAANASVTSALAKVDLPKGSSAALGGVTAQQGTAFTDLFIALVIAILIVYIVMVATFRSLLQPFLLLLSIPFAATGAIALQLIANVPLGVPSIIGLVMLVGIVVTNAIVLVDLVNQYRRRGLRVREALIEGTSRRLRPILMTALATIFALTPLAVGLTGHGSFISQPLALVVIGGLVSSTVLTLLVLPVLYYLVERARERRADRRAERAAA